A window from Corynebacterium accolens encodes these proteins:
- a CDS encoding ABC transporter permease, which produces MIFLATNLAYFLAASFLDPRSNYTERRPPLSDEEINNLLEPYNLSPETPLLERWWTRLTNILTRWDWGQSPVGEMVNEEISYRIWVSAQLLLLAXILSIVIGVAVGVYTXSRQYKTGDRVWQGISIIAMNTHVVVASIAVVWAALEINDLTGKKIFYVVGSKSLGVEGFFPKLLDSAQHLVLPTISLVIISYASYHMTQRTLLLDNLDVDYVRTARAKGLTRQQAIRKHALRTSIIPVATSVAFSVPGIFTGAVMTERIFGWNGMGQYFIQTISKNDINGAVAVAAFGAAMTAVSAVLADLVVVALDPRVRVS; this is translated from the coding sequence ATGATCTTTTTAGCCACTAACTTGGCTTATTTCTTGGCGGCCTCGTTTTTGGACCCGCGTTCAAACTACACCGAGCGCCGTCCACCACTTTCAGATGAGGAAATCAATAACCTCCTCGAGCCTTATAACCTCAGCCCAGAAACCCCGCTCTTAGAGCGTTGGTGGACCCGGCTGACCAATATCCTCACGAGGTGGGACTGGGGACAATCTCCGGTCGGTGAGATGGTTAACGAAGAGATCAGCTACCGCATCTGGGTATCCGCACAGCTGCTGTTGCTGGCCMCCATCCTCTCCATCGTCATCGGTGTGGCCGTTGGTGTGTACACCMCCTCCCGCCAGTACAAGACCGGTGACCGCGTGTGGCAGGGAATTTCGATCATTGCGATGAACACCCACGTGGTTGTCGCCTCGATCGCCGTCGTCTGGGCCGCCCTGGAGATCAACGATTTGACCGGCAAGAAGATCTTCTACGTCGTCGGTTCCAAGTCCCTGGGGGTCGAGGGATTCTTCCCCAAGCTCCTGGACTCCGCGCAGCACCTCGTCTTGCCCACGATTTCCCTGGTGATCATCAGCTACGCCAGCTACCACATGACCCAGCGCACGCTGTTGCTCGATAACCTCGATGTGGATTATGTCCGCACCGCACGCGCAAAGGGGCTTACCCGCCAGCAGGCCATCCGCAAGCACGCGCTGCGCACCTCCATTATTCCGGTGGCAACGTCCGTCGCCTTCTCCGTGCCCGGCATTTTCACCGGTGCCGTGATGACGGAGCGTATCTTCGGCTGGAACGGTATGGGCCAGTACTTCATCCAGACCATCAGTAAGAACGACATCAATGGCGCGGTAGCCGTCGCGGCATTCGGTGCCGCGATGACGGCCGTGTCCGCCGTCCTGGCAGACCTCGTTGTTGTCGCCTTGGATCCACGAGTAAGGGTGAGCTAA
- a CDS encoding ABC transporter permease has product MTNPKEPKMSKKQPRGEVSTRTEVVSEDPLSNEEAERMATLPEVPRGTSRYKLYVRRFFRNKLATVGVFILGFLIFAALFGNFFAQWDYTEPDFLALSEPPSSEHWFGTNDSGNDLYAQTIHGLGRSLTIAIVVSFATLVISAFIGCAAALWGGIAEKAVLAVIHFLLSIPTFLLIALVVADSGGDWKLLMVVLIAFGWMYQARVIWSLALTVREQDYVRAASYMGVSKMRTIIRHVIPNIGSLLIIQFVFGVVGTVGSETALSFLGLGVKLPDVXLGXLLXGXXXSLXXXPWXFXXPAATLTLLTVSMAFIGDGLRDALDPNSNSGGKL; this is encoded by the coding sequence ATGACAAATCCCAAAGAACCAAAGATGTCCAAGAAACAGCCCCGTGGCGAGGTTTCTACGCGCACCGAGGTCGTCTCCGAGGATCCTTTAAGCAATGAGGAGGCCGAGCGCATGGCCACGCTGCCGGAGGTTCCCCGCGGTACTTCCCGGTACAAGCTGTACGTCCGCCGCTTCTTCCGCAACAAGCTGGCTACCGTCGGCGTTTTCATCTTGGGTTTTCTCATCTTCGCCGCCCTTTTTGGCAATTTCTTTGCCCAGTGGGACTACACGGAACCGGACTTCCTCGCCCTGTCTGAGCCACCGAGCTCCGAGCACTGGTTCGGTACCAACGATTCCGGTAATGACCTTTATGCCCAAACCATCCACGGTCTAGGCAGGTCCCTGACCATTGCCATCGTGGTGTCCTTTGCCACGTTGGTCATCTCCGCATTCATCGGCTGTGCCGCAGCCCTGTGGGGCGGAATCGCGGAAAAGGCCGTCCTCGCCGTTATCCACTTCCTGCTGTCCATCCCGACCTTCCTGCTCATCGCCCTCGTGGTGGCAGACTCCGGCGGTGACTGGAAGCTTTTGATGGTCGTCCTTATCGCCTTCGGCTGGATGTACCAGGCCCGTGTGATTTGGTCCTTGGCCCTTACCGTCCGCGAGCAGGACTATGTCCGCGCCGCAAGCTACATGGGCGTATCCAAGATGCGCACCATCATCCGCCACGTCATTCCCAATATTGGTTCGCTGCTTATCATCCAGTTCGTCTTCGGCGTTGTGGGCACCGTGGGCTCTGAGACCGCACTGTCCTTCTTGGGCTTGGGTGTAAAGCTYCCCGATGTCYCCCTCGGTMCCTTGCTGCRGGGCGSCMCCSCCTCCCTGCAMYCCSCCCCATGGCAKTTCTMCTYCCCCGCCGCTACCTTGACGCTGCTGACCGTCTCCATGGCATTTATTGGCGATGGTCTGCGCGACGCACTCGATCCCAACTCCAATTCCGGAGGTAAACTATGA